In bacterium, one genomic interval encodes:
- a CDS encoding adenylate/guanylate cyclase domain-containing protein: MGHNGGSGQFQRLSLLGVTAWCLFVMGLYFWPAGTLLDRFEWRTVDWRFQLRGPLAPNQTDHKITIVAVDEDSIRALGRWPWPRKTFARLVDKINRARPERIVFDVFFTEHDTSADGPASDAELVRATRAGGNVYHAGFIYHPASGSGPTVPPDVAALAWNDAQVKRGSGLAVVAQLIAPEAVTLPLPDIARAARGFGVANVLDSGDGIYRHLVPLITYQGKVYPSVALALTADLLQVKPADVVMTPGRGISLGGQRHLPLDMHGRLLIDFIGPDHTFEYVSVADVLKRSDEANREAFRNGIVLIGVTAPGIYDLRASPFATVYNGVEAEASAIEAMLANRFIRQPSPLLTALLLAGLIVLFGMLLPRLRTAAMTPLALAVLVAYPWVGIVLFTRHRVLVDIVNPTLAMLGSLLIIVVLRLLIEEKRRHQVQTILRYFVPPQLVGRLVEQEAQMTLRGERRDTSVLFADLRHFTATAEALAPEDTVAFLNRYFGLMHEVIWEHEGTLDKYMGDEIMVFYNAPVAQPDHARRAVMTAIDMQRRISANQAEWEYLQVPDVSAGIGIATGQAVVGYVGSEVGSGTARMQYTVIGQTVNLASRLQALCKALGCRILISDGTYQAVAEMIEAQDLGLVPIPGFQQAVRVWHVLDYKQEALRGQWGPVGTPIAVPTHAQTEHDAV, encoded by the coding sequence ATGGGCCACAACGGCGGCAGTGGGCAATTCCAGCGTTTGAGCCTCCTGGGAGTGACGGCCTGGTGCCTGTTCGTGATGGGGCTGTACTTCTGGCCTGCCGGCACGCTGCTCGACCGCTTTGAGTGGCGCACGGTAGACTGGCGCTTCCAGCTTCGCGGCCCTCTTGCCCCGAACCAGACCGACCACAAGATCACCATCGTCGCCGTGGATGAAGACAGCATCCGTGCCCTGGGGCGCTGGCCCTGGCCCCGGAAGACCTTCGCACGGCTCGTGGACAAGATCAACCGTGCGCGGCCCGAGCGCATCGTCTTTGATGTCTTCTTCACCGAGCACGACACCTCGGCCGACGGTCCCGCCTCGGACGCCGAACTGGTGCGGGCGACCCGCGCGGGCGGCAACGTGTATCACGCCGGGTTCATCTACCACCCGGCCTCCGGCTCGGGCCCCACAGTGCCCCCTGACGTGGCGGCTCTGGCCTGGAATGACGCGCAGGTCAAGCGCGGCAGCGGGCTGGCGGTGGTGGCCCAGCTCATCGCGCCGGAGGCGGTCACGCTGCCCCTCCCCGACATCGCTCGCGCGGCGCGCGGCTTCGGCGTGGCGAATGTCCTCGACAGCGGCGACGGCATCTACCGCCACCTCGTGCCGTTGATCACCTACCAGGGCAAGGTCTACCCGTCGGTTGCTCTGGCGCTGACGGCCGATCTGCTGCAGGTGAAGCCAGCCGACGTCGTCATGACCCCGGGCCGCGGGATTAGCCTGGGTGGCCAACGTCACCTCCCCCTGGACATGCACGGACGTCTGCTCATTGACTTCATCGGGCCGGACCACACCTTCGAGTATGTCAGCGTCGCCGACGTGCTGAAGCGGTCGGACGAGGCCAACCGGGAGGCGTTCCGCAACGGGATCGTGCTCATCGGCGTGACGGCCCCGGGCATCTACGATCTGCGCGCCAGCCCGTTCGCCACGGTCTATAACGGTGTCGAGGCCGAGGCCAGCGCCATCGAGGCGATGCTCGCCAACCGCTTCATCCGGCAACCCTCGCCGCTGCTGACGGCGCTGCTGTTGGCAGGGCTCATCGTCCTGTTCGGCATGCTCCTGCCCCGCCTGCGGACGGCGGCGATGACGCCGCTGGCGTTGGCCGTCCTGGTAGCCTACCCCTGGGTCGGCATCGTCCTGTTCACGCGGCACCGTGTGCTCGTGGACATCGTGAACCCCACGCTGGCGATGCTGGGCAGCCTCCTCATCATTGTCGTGCTGCGTCTGCTCATCGAGGAGAAGCGACGGCACCAGGTCCAGACCATCTTGCGCTACTTCGTGCCCCCGCAACTGGTCGGGCGGCTGGTGGAACAGGAAGCCCAGATGACATTGCGGGGCGAGCGGCGCGACACCAGTGTGCTCTTCGCCGACCTGCGTCATTTCACGGCCACTGCCGAGGCCCTTGCCCCGGAGGACACCGTTGCCTTCCTGAACCGCTATTTCGGGCTTATGCACGAGGTGATCTGGGAGCACGAGGGAACCCTGGACAAGTATATGGGCGACGAAATCATGGTGTTCTACAACGCGCCCGTGGCCCAGCCCGACCACGCGCGGCGCGCCGTGATGACCGCCATAGACATGCAGCGGCGCATCAGCGCCAACCAGGCCGAGTGGGAGTACCTCCAGGTCCCCGACGTGTCGGCCGGCATCGGCATCGCCACCGGCCAGGCGGTGGTAGGCTACGTCGGGTCGGAGGTGGGCTCCGGAACTGCCCGCATGCAGTACACGGTCATCGGGCAGACGGTCAATCTGGCCTCGCGCCTGCAGGCCCTGTGCAAGGCGCTGGGCTGCCGCATTCTCATCAGCGATGGCACGTATCAGGCAGTCGCCGAGATGATCGAGGCCCAGGACCTGGGACTGGTGCCTATTCCGGGCTTCCAGCAGGCGGTGCGCGTCTGGCACGTGCTGGACTACAAGCAGGAAGCGCTGCGGGGGCAATGGGGGCCAGTGGGGACGCCAATTGCCGTGCCGACGCATGCACAGACGGAGCATGATGCTGTATAA